In Pontiella desulfatans, one DNA window encodes the following:
- a CDS encoding phage portal protein, protein MSKKTSLEYNAIQSKGQRKAPATRTMSEDAMLKPRDRRKLTGTVHDQMRNLSLVAWMVRKHLDYVTDFNVLIRTGNDALDAKLNQLFEWHGRKENFDICKRHSRRRALRLWESHRATDGDALAVMLKTGNLQFIEGDRIAGATATFPKKNRPKTLNDNGLVLDQYGAVKKYAITNRVDRDLVYSHMVDAKYCIFDGYFQRFDQTRGISPLTTAITTFQDLYENWDFTLLKIKLHALFGIAISQKLDEEDTGINDDGEQEGDIGSDEFGTAASAGTANAGEAEINFMDGPQLLRLEPGEGADTIESKTPNSGFLDFSEVMIRAGLLALDIPYTFYDSMKSSFSARIIDRNDYEESCRQKRESIRSFLNQYTAWKVAAWARLPDVAKLMKAAGITDARELVRAVEWIPAGQPWYDPKSQIEAELKAVAGGIQSRQRICQKYNLGDWRKIVRELEEEEREIEKRKVSVAIGDPGQETKGQEEGDGNE, encoded by the coding sequence ATGTCTAAAAAAACCAGCCTGGAATATAACGCGATCCAAAGCAAGGGGCAACGCAAAGCCCCAGCCACTCGGACAATGAGCGAAGACGCAATGCTAAAGCCGCGCGATCGTCGCAAGCTGACCGGCACCGTTCACGACCAGATGCGCAATCTTTCGCTGGTGGCGTGGATGGTTCGCAAGCATTTGGATTATGTGACTGATTTCAATGTGTTAATCCGCACAGGAAACGATGCGCTGGACGCAAAGCTCAACCAGCTTTTCGAATGGCATGGCCGCAAGGAAAACTTTGACATTTGCAAGCGGCATTCCCGTCGTCGGGCTCTGCGTTTGTGGGAATCGCACCGCGCAACGGATGGCGATGCCCTTGCGGTTATGCTGAAGACCGGAAACCTGCAGTTTATCGAGGGCGATCGCATCGCGGGGGCCACGGCGACTTTCCCGAAAAAAAACCGACCGAAAACGCTCAATGACAATGGGCTGGTGCTGGATCAATATGGCGCGGTCAAGAAATATGCAATCACCAACCGCGTTGATCGTGATCTGGTCTACTCGCACATGGTGGACGCGAAGTACTGTATCTTTGATGGTTACTTCCAACGGTTCGATCAGACGCGCGGGATCAGTCCTCTGACGACGGCCATCACCACCTTTCAAGACCTCTATGAGAACTGGGACTTCACCCTGCTAAAGATCAAACTGCATGCGCTGTTCGGCATCGCGATCAGTCAAAAACTGGATGAAGAGGATACCGGCATCAATGATGATGGCGAGCAGGAAGGCGACATCGGCAGCGACGAGTTCGGTACGGCGGCGAGTGCCGGCACTGCGAACGCGGGCGAAGCTGAAATCAACTTCATGGATGGCCCTCAGTTGCTGCGACTGGAACCTGGGGAAGGCGCGGACACCATCGAGAGCAAGACGCCAAACTCGGGTTTCCTCGATTTTTCAGAAGTGATGATTCGGGCCGGACTGCTGGCGCTGGATATTCCCTACACGTTCTATGACTCGATGAAGTCCTCTTTTTCTGCGCGGATCATCGACCGCAACGACTACGAGGAAAGTTGCCGACAGAAACGCGAGTCGATCAGAAGTTTTCTGAATCAATACACCGCGTGGAAGGTGGCCGCATGGGCGCGGTTGCCGGATGTGGCGAAACTGATGAAGGCCGCCGGTATTACCGACGCGCGGGAATTGGTGCGGGCAGTGGAATGGATCCCCGCCGGTCAGCCTTGGTACGACCCCAAAAGCCAGATCGAAGCAGAACTAAAAGCGGTGGCCGGTGGCATTCAGAGCCGCCAGCGCATTTGTCAGAAATATAACCTTGGCGACTGGCGGAAGATTGTCCGCGAACTCGAAGAAGAAGAGCGCGAAATCGAAAAGCGCAAAGTTTCCGTTGCGATTGGCGATCCAGGGCAAGAGACCAAGGGGCAGGAAGAAGGAGACGGCAATGAGTAA
- a CDS encoding ABC transporter ATPase, producing MNTPVRKLNGHKVNPANDTLDIEVQDAPGAGGANHLYVIYGMDMQLNPSATDGQRNEQTRVEIVFQNGPIPEIGVNGITQEVLLEIVADRLRSFQAGPYACKANACALTHIEEAQHWLQQRTIERMRRGVEGTHTV from the coding sequence ATGAATACACCAGTTAGAAAACTGAACGGACACAAAGTAAACCCGGCAAACGACACTCTTGATATTGAGGTTCAAGACGCGCCGGGTGCCGGAGGTGCAAACCATCTGTATGTAATCTATGGAATGGATATGCAACTCAATCCATCCGCCACAGACGGCCAGCGGAACGAACAAACGAGAGTGGAAATTGTATTCCAAAATGGCCCTATCCCAGAAATCGGAGTGAACGGGATTACGCAAGAAGTCCTTTTGGAAATCGTTGCAGATCGTCTGCGCTCGTTTCAGGCTGGGCCGTATGCGTGCAAGGCGAATGCCTGTGCACTGACTCACATCGAAGAGGCGCAACACTGGCTTCAACAGCGAACGATTGAGCGGATGCGGCGAGGCGTTGAAGGGACGCACACGGTTTAA